The Capra hircus breed San Clemente chromosome 11, ASM170441v1, whole genome shotgun sequence genomic interval CCTGTCTATCACaaaaggaaatgaacaaagaaagtgAGAGGTGCTGACCGGGCAGCTGGGGAAAATGAGAGCTGTCCTTGTGTTCACATAACAGAAATGTCTAATATTTGGAGCCCCTTAAGCcctatttaagggcttccctcatagctcagttggtaaagaatctgcctgcaatgcaggagacccgggtttgattcctgggtcaggaagatcccctggagaaggaaatggcagcccactccagtattcttacctggagaatccctagaggagcctggcaggctacagtccatagggtagtaagaatcggacatgacttagcaactaaattactactactgctgctgctgctgctgctgctgctaagtcgcttcagtcgtgtccgactctgtgcgaccccatagaggacAACCCACCaatctcccccgtccctgggattctccaggcaagaacactggagtgggttgccatttctttctcctaagCCCTATTTAAAAGGCGCCGAGATGAACCAGGATCCACGTAAGAGCTAGGAATGGAACAGAAAGAAGGGACAGCTCCTTGACGCCAGCTGGGCAGAGAGGAGTACAGGGACCCTAAGCAAACATGGAACCCAGAGGCCCACTTTCTTGTTCCAGCTCCCCAGTAGCTCCACGACCTCCCGGACTTCATCCACCTCTCCTAGCCATCGAGAGGAGTCGCCGAAGCAGCTGTCGGCACAGCCCTCGCCACCCACGCAAAACATGCCGCTCGACTCACGGTCTTCCATGTCCCCGGAGGCCCAGCTGCAGACCACGTCCCGGCGCACCACCAAGACTGAGAATCCTGACACCTGGTCTCACAGCACTGGGCGGGAGATGCGCGAGAGCCGGGATAAGAGAGAGTCCCGGGACTCGCGCGACTCCAGGGACACGCACCAGCGGGAATACTCGCGCACGCCTCCCTCCGAATGGAAATCCTATACTCAGCGCAGGATGCTCTACCCCTCTCAGATGGACCACGACTGTGTGTCCGACCTGGCCAGAAAacgagaggaagaggaggacgaGGACGAGGCCTACTGGGCGTCTGTGAGAACACTGTACGAGAAGACACCCAACTGCTCGCGCCCCAGGCCGGTGAGCAGGGCCCGCCTCCCCTGGGCACCCGGGTTTACCCCCACGCAGCCCAGCCCTGAGGCCTGGCTCCTCTCGGTGGTGCAGGGAAGCTCGCGAAGGCCACTGCTTCTCCTCCCTAAACCTCCCCCTCTGCACTGGAGACTCCAGGATCCCATTCTTGGCTGTCTCCAGCATCCCAGTCCTCCAAGCCAGGACCACCCATTTGCTTCCCACCCTACCCTGGCATGAGCCCTATTCCTGACCCCTTTGTATCTGTGTGACTGTCCTCCTGTTGGCGCCCCTCTCTGCAGCCCAAACCGAAGCATGCCATCACCGTTGCTGTGTCATCCGGGGCACTCTTCAACATGATGGACAGCAGGAAAATCTATGATGAAGAGGGTCTGGAGAAATACATGGAGTATCAGCTTACCAACGAGAATGTCGTCTTGACCCCAGGGCCGGCCTTCCGCTTTGTCAAGGTACTCGGCAAAGCTGTCTCTGGCCCTCCAGGACTCTAGAGGGCAGGCAAGGACCCATGCCAACCCTCAGGATCTCATCCAGTTTTCCCTATCACTCCTAGTCCACCCTTGTCATTCTTGCCACTTGCAAGTTGACCCTAGggcactttttattttcaaagaaacttCAGCACTGTTAAGGGAGGGACTGCAGCCCGGGATTTGGAACTctgagtccaaatcctgagaTTTGTAACAGAAACGATCATTCCCTCCACAGAAGGAGCAATAACCAGAAGCAATAATGAGTTTACAATTCCAAGTAGTAGAAATGAAACACCCCATTCAAATAAGCTGAAATTCACATTAGCTTCTCCTGCCCAAACCCAGCATGTTAAAAAAGTCAAGATGCTCTTGGCACATAGGGGCATGATTTTAATAGAGAAAGTAATCTTGGAATTTACACTGAAATGTATAGCACTTCTAGCTCTGATCCCCTATACAGCTTATGCAAATATGATACAATAACATCATAACCAGGCAGAAACAAATGACACCTCCACTAGTTGTAAGTAGAAAGTAGTTATGGAGCATAGTGGAATCACTGCAGGAAACCACAATCCTATTCTAAAGACTCACATTTAAAGAATAGACAAAATGCTCACTTTGGCGGCACTTGTGCTAACATTGGAATGACCATTAacatggcccctgtgcaaggataGCATGAGAACTCTTGAAGCAGCCTGTATGtttcacaataaaaaataatcatcagatgaccaaaaaagGCAGGTTTtataaatcaaaaacaaaaatagacaaacCCTAAAAGGGTTAGCCTGATCCTATGTCTACCTCACAGAAATAATTCTAGCAAACCAAAACATCACCCATCTTTCAATAAACATTCGCTGAGGTCCTTTGTAGGAGAGGCTGAAAATACTGAAATGAATGGCATAACCCTGCCTTAAAGGAACCACAGTCTCTCAGAGAAGAGCCTTCGGAGCTTGAATTGGACACCTAAGGCATCCGTTCCCTCCAGACCCCCGATGCCCACCTTGCCTGGCCCTCCTCACACACGTTCGTGTTTGTAACCTGCAGGCACTGCAGCATGTCAACTGTAGACTCCGTGAGCTGTATCCTGACGAACAGGACTTATTTGATATTGTACTGATGACTAATAACCATGCCCAAGTGGGAGTGCGGCTTATAAACAGCGTCAATCACTACggtaagtaaaataaatactgtGTGGAGAAACAGCTTGCTGCTCTGGAAGAGAGAAGCCATGTTATTTTGCTCGCCGTGGCCTAACTAATGCAGCCTCTTTGATACTGACACCCCCTTCTGCGTGAGAATGTTTATTTGCCTATGTCAGAACAAGAGAGGCCATGTTCATTTTTAACTTCAGCCCAGTCGGGCCCAAAGCTCTGGACTTAACTTGTCAAGTGTGAATTTCAAAGTCTTAATCCCAGGTCCTGCAATATatttctctgttttatgtttttcactTCTGAACTTGACTTCAAGGAGCCGTCAACCTAGGGCTTTCTCTGTGTGATCAGACTTCTTGCTCACCACAGATGCATGTTAAAGGTTTTAAGGTTTTTACCTTTCCTTTCCACTCTTAACATCTGACTCTCCCCAGCTGCTTGCCCCATACATCAAATTCATACCTATGCCAGCAAAACTGTCTTTATTCCTTTACGGGGAAAATTTGTTTGACACTATTCTCTTCGTGACATCTCCATCAGTGTGTTAGAGAGTTTCAAGGGAGGTCCCCATTTTTCCTCTTATGAATTTACCTGACTTATGTGGAGACCTTTAGCCTATTTGCTAAGTGACATATCTAGTCTTACGGATATGTCCAagcaaaaataagatttaaatttGGTAAAGcggttatccttcaattaaaaataaatgtttaatttaaaaatacttttatcactaaatataaaattactttCTAGACAGTCTGTACTAATTCATACTTTCATCCATAGTGTATGTAAATGCCTATTTTACAGACTTCTCACCAGCATCTAGTGTTTTTTTAGAAACTGTTGTTGATTCAGAAGGCATTTAAAGGTCTATTAATTTTTAGTCTGATAATGACctcatttaaaatttcaagtCAAGGGAGACAATTTCAGACCTTTTGTTCTTCAGTTTTAGGGAAATAGTTTAAATCCTATCACTACTGGCTATTGCATTGTATTGTTgctaagaaaatacagaaatggtATTTAAAAATAGAGCCACATCTCAATTGGCCCTCTCATCAAGTGAGGATGCTATAGCTGAAGTGAAGGTGCACTGTTCTAGCCTAGACAAGAGTCAATGTTCTCTAGTGGGCTTAAACAAGTATTTATGTCTCAGTCTCCTTTTCTATAATGAGGATAATAATGCCTGCCATAACAGCTGTTTTGACAGTAAACTGGCATGGCCTATCTGGATATACTTCATAAATAATCATGCACCAGACATACCTACTATTATATAAAATAGCTGAGACATTTTTCAATATTGGTACTCTGAACGTAATTCTAAAATTTCTTTAGCACTCAGTTATTCTGAAGGcagctttcatttgcatttccagtAAGCATGCTGTCGTTAGTCTCTGCCATAACAAAGTCTTTCTTGCCTGATAATAGGATTACTAATTGACCGCTTCTGtctaactggaggaaaaagcccCATTGGCTATTTGAAGGCATATCTTACCAACTTGTATGTTTCTGCGGATTCTGAAAAAGTACTAGAAGCAATACAAGAAGGTattccttgtttttttctttctcattaataAAGAAGTCTCACTAGTGTTTCACTGGGCTTCAATGATTGTGTTGTTTACATCATTGTCATTGGATTTTCTGCTAAGATGTTTCCACAAGTGGCAGCCCTTAAGGTTGTCTTTTAGAGCTTTGACCTTCCTTGAGGCGGACATCTTCAGTGATTGTCCTATACCGATTTTACACTCTCCCATCCCTTATAGCAACAGAGGCAGCTCAAAGACAGCTCGTTTGAGATGTGTGGTTGTGAAGAGGAGTTGAGTTGTCAGGTAATAGCCAGAGAGGAAATTCAAGGTCTGGGAGCactgttctttgttttgttttaaatagtaGATACTAAAACTCATGGTCCTAAGAAGACTATTTATTAATTTCAATGGTCTGCCAGGGATCGCCTCTGCAACAATGTATGACAGCGCCAAGGACGTGGCTTACTGTGACACACAGCTCCGTGTGGTCTTTGATGGGGACGCCGTCCTCTTTTGTGAGGAGCCTGAACATGGTACCAAGGATCATGGGCCGGACAAATGCTTCCAACACGAAGCCGTAGCAGACAATAAGCCTCTTGGTCAGGTAGGTTCAGTGAAAGCTACTTAATTTTGATCTACTTATTTTCCAACATATAGATATAATTATTTCTTCACTGTGatgatttataaattttttaaggcACTTTTCACTTCTTATCCTTTGtagctttctctctttctttcatgaACTCCTCATTTTAAAGTATCTGCTgcgaagttttttttaattttagtgttcTTTTATCCTTTTGGAAATATTTCTATCCTCTTCTCATGATAAAGAGTTCATCTCCTCCAAATTATAAGTAAAGAGAGGTAATACAGCTTACCAATTAGCCAATTCTACATAATAAGTTCTCAAAATAGTAAGATCATTTCCAGCCAGTCGGTAAACTTGTTGAACCTCTCATCCATGACCTCAAACTCCATGAAGGCATAACATGATTGGGAAAAATCTGCAAAACTGATAGTTTGAATCCAGTCAAATAATGAGCCTCAAACAAGTGCAAACTATGAACAATGAatcaaactgaaattaaaatgttagaTTTGCGGAAATCAATCCATGAATTGAAGTGTTAAAGTTGTGGTCCAAAATAAAACCTACAATTTTGGAACCAAAGGAGATCTGAATATCAAAATTTTCTCCAAACTGAATAGGAAACAATAGATCATTCAGGTTTAAGCTGTGAATCTCACCAAGACctttttttaattggcattttTTTCTCAGCTCTTCTTGAACTTAAGATGTACTTAAATATTGTTAGTTTTCTTACATTTATAAAACTATGAAGAGACTAGTTGAAAGCTGAATGTCTTACTAATTTACCACACATTACAGCTCAAGTGATATTTAAATTctatgtgttcatgtgtgtgtttaACTTCATAGTCTCTTCCTAAATAGCTTGTTTAGAAGTCTTGAGCTCATGTCAAGAAGTTGTTCAGTGTTAACAAAGTTTACTAATAAGAGGAATACCCTTTGTTATAATTGATATGCCTGCTTTGCTGAAATTTAGAGCCAATTTTATATTAgcctttaaatattattaaaatgtacaAGATCTCTAAAAGatagcatttaaaaattctgaaaataattatttcaagatAATCTTAAAACACCATTTTTTTCATCTCAGGGAAATAATCAAACTTTCTTTTGGATTCTGTACTTATCAGTTccttttttccatattttaaatcatttttcccATTAAACAATTGTGAAGCTCAACACTAGTTATTGGAGAAACACCCAATTAATTTTATTAAGCATACTTGTTTCCATAATA includes:
- the LOC102177447 gene encoding cytosolic 5'-nucleotidase 1B isoform X1, with the translated sequence MSQTSLKQKKKNETGSRYSKDSLEGDKSRKDSEKSVRLTTQGSQELTLPKSDSRGYVVRNQWSRTSRSPSTRPPSAEESRSKNTSLKVELPSSSTTSRTSSTSPSHREESPKQLSAQPSPPTQNMPLDSRSSMSPEAQLQTTSRRTTKTENPDTWSHSTGREMRESRDKRESRDSRDSRDTHQREYSRTPPSEWKSYTQRRMLYPSQMDHDCVSDLARKREEEEDEDEAYWASVRTLYEKTPNCSRPRPPKPKHAITVAVSSGALFNMMDSRKIYDEEGLEKYMEYQLTNENVVLTPGPAFRFVKALQHVNCRLRELYPDEQDLFDIVLMTNNHAQVGVRLINSVNHYGLLIDRFCLTGGKSPIGYLKAYLTNLYVSADSEKVLEAIQEGIASATMYDSAKDVAYCDTQLRVVFDGDAVLFCEEPEHGTKDHGPDKCFQHEAVADNKPLGQGPLKGFMEDLGRLQKKFYAKDERLCCPIRTYLVTARSAASSGARVLKTLRRWGLEIDEALFLAGAPKGPILAKIRPHLFFDDHMFHIEGAQKYGTTTAHVPYGISQK
- the LOC102177447 gene encoding cytosolic 5'-nucleotidase 1B isoform X2, with amino-acid sequence MSQTSLKQKKKNETGSRYSKDSLEGDKSRKDSEKSVRLTTQGSQELTLPKSDSRGYVVRNQWSRTSRSPSTRPPSAEESRSKNTSLKLPSSSTTSRTSSTSPSHREESPKQLSAQPSPPTQNMPLDSRSSMSPEAQLQTTSRRTTKTENPDTWSHSTGREMRESRDKRESRDSRDSRDTHQREYSRTPPSEWKSYTQRRMLYPSQMDHDCVSDLARKREEEEDEDEAYWASPKPKHAITVAVSSGALFNMMDSRKIYDEEGLEKYMEYQLTNENVVLTPGPAFRFVKALQHVNCRLRELYPDEQDLFDIVLMTNNHAQVGVRLINSVNHYGLLIDRFCLTGGKSPIGYLKAYLTNLYVSADSEKVLEAIQEGIASATMYDSAKDVAYCDTQLRVVFDGDAVLFCEEPEHGTKDHGPDKCFQHEAVADNKPLGQGPLKGFMEDLGRLQKKFYAKDERLCCPIRTYLVTARSAASSGARVLKTLRRWGLEIDEALFLAGAPKGPILAKIRPHLFFDDHMFHIEGAQKYGTTTAHVPYGISQK
- the LOC102177447 gene encoding cytosolic 5'-nucleotidase 1B isoform X3, which encodes MSQTSLKQKKKNETGSRYSKDSLEGDKSRKDSEKSVRLTTQGSQELTLPKSDSRGYVVRNQWSRTSRSPSTRPPSAEESRSKNTSLKLPSSSTTSRTSSTSPSHREESPKQLSAQPSPPTQNMPLDSRSSMSPEAQLQTTSRRTTKTENPDTWSHSTGREMRESRDKRESRDSRDSRDTHQREYSRTPPSEWKSYTQRRMLYPSQMDHDCVSDLARKREEEEDEDEAYWASVRTLYEKTPNCSRPRPPKPKHAITVAVSSGALFNMMDSRKIYDEEGLEKYMEYQLTNENVVLTPGPAFRFVKALQHVNCRLRELYPDEQDLFDIVLMTNNHAQVGVRLINSVNHYGLLIDRFCLTGGKSPIGYLKAYLTNLYVSADSEKVLEAIQEGIASATMYDSAKDVAYCDTQLRVVFDGDAVLFCEEPEHGTKDHGPDKCFQHEAVADNKPLGQGPLKGFMEDLGRLQKKFYAKDERLCCPIRTYLVTARSAASSGARVLKTLRRWGLEIDEALFLAGAPKGPILAKIRPHLFFDDHMFHIEGAQKYGTTTAHVPYGISQK